cccatgctgtactggagaaaaacaaaaacatttttttttttcagttgcaATTTTATTGATAGAGGCCTTCCAAATTTTCGAGGTTCAAAAACAGAATGTAGTACCTTCAGACCCCTAGTCTCCAGTCTCCTTCGCTCTATTGGCAAATAGTATTTGAAAGGACGACCTTCCGCGTTTTCcttttgtctcttttgttCGCATTTCTTAGGCACTGGAATTCTTATGATTCTGCACAGGCTTTCAGCGGAGAAATCTACTCATCCGGTAATACATATAAATGCGGTCGAAAGTACACAAATGCACACCTATTCCGTATAAGGTCTAGACGATTCCTATTTCTTTTGGAGGAATTCTGAATCTTAGACTTCGAAGCGACCTCATACCAAGTAGTTTAACATTTTCGCTTTACATAGTGGTATCATCTCAACTTGAAGAAAAGAGCATTGAAagcattgaaaataattaacttattttatttatggtTTTCCAATTATTCGTGCTAAAAATATaacttaataaaaatttcactAAATACCCTATGCATAATACTACAGGTGATATTTAGTTAACGTCGTTACCTAGCATTACATAGTGGAAAACTTTTACTGAATATACCTTCGTGTTTTAGGGTAAGTCCTATCAacatttcttatttaaaaataggcaCAATATTCGAAGTTCACACCCCATGAACGTTCATTTTAACCACCCTCTCATCCCCGCCTCCCGATGTAATTTCACTCTGCATCCTCCctcaaaacacaaaacataTACAATACGCATTGCACGTTACTCCCATCATTGCTGCGTCTAAACTTTCCCGCTGTTTCGAAGCAAATTTACTCTTTGTAAACGATATAGGATCACCATTTGGTATTGGACTTTAGGCAATCATACAATACGTGAGAACAAATAGAATTTAAAAGGTTGATggtaaaaacatttaaattctaatttttttttcttttcaaaattttctttagttAAATCAAGTTTGTAGTTGCAAAATTAAATCATAACTTCAATTGTACAGGTAATGTGAAGTAAATCAGCAAACATGAATCGCTGTAGCAGAAGCACGAATAAATGATTGGAAAACCGGAATTGTCGGAAGTCAAACGGGAGATCAATTTAATTCTTTGCAATTTCGTTTCTTAATTAAGTTTTACTCGATTGATGGTTCTTGATTTCAGATATATGATATTTTTTAGAATATAAGCATCAGCAACATAAATAACAACATGATTTAAGTGTGTTtgaaaattgattatttttttcttctattcttttttattcttgttttggACATTTCTATAGAATTGTTCTGCACAACCTAAACTAACAAGTAAATGCTTACAAAAGTAAAACACATGTCTTAGTCTAGTTCCTTGTCAAAAGCCTGAGAATTctgacgtttaaaaaaattaaccattttcaaaaaatatggaaaaatgACGTGTCTATTTCCTATTTGGTCTCTACCGCCCTCTTGTGTCCCGGTcggattctttttcattcggtGAAAagtggaaaacaaaatcagtGAACAAATGAACACAAATACAACTCTGCATATAATAACTGAAACACGAAAACTTAAATTCTAAATAATATTAACAAATTACTTATTTTACTGATGATTACTGATTACTGAAcgtatttttcaaactttaaaaatttttaatacaaCAAACCGGCAACTGAGAAAGAAGCGGGAAAGCAAGCAGGACGCGTTGACGAAGGATCACGTCTTACGCAAATGCTATAGAATACTTTATTGTcaaattttgtgttgtttaaTAACATCCCAAGGTAACCTTTATACAAATCTATCGTACCTCTATCATCATTATTTCAATGTGACAATACTTGACCAATATTGCTGTCACAATAGTTTAAAACAGTTATTGAAAAGTAAACCTTGGAAAATGTTTTATGGATACATGGTGTATTGCACATTGCATTTGACACTATGttttgttatggttgtttCAGGTACAACATGGACCACATAACTCAATTAAATGCTGAAGCAACAACTCCAACTACCATTAGACGAACAAGAGGAGCGCTAGCAGACTTGTCTCGCCAATTGATTGCAGTTTCTTTGCTTACCACCCCCAATAACCAGATGCCAAGTTCAATGGATACTCCTACCTCATCTCCTGAAGAAATGGTTATAAAACTTAGAGGCCAAAAAAACCCTGTCACTTGGAGCCCATTGTCACTTAACGAAGTTAGAAAACTTTCCCACTATGAAGTAACACCAACTAAAGGTAACAAACTAAAATTACAATTTGTATTTGAACAAAGCTGTATTGTGTAAAAATTACAGATGCAACACCTACACGTGTTATGCTTGGATTAAGATGTAGTCCCAGGAAAAGGCTCCAATTGAATGAAACTGGAGAGACCATATCTATGTCTCCACctgaaaaaatgagaaaggtAGTATTTTAGTCAGTTCATTTTCCTGATTGCTAAGCAGTTGATTTAATTCACTGATTTTGTAAtataatattgaaaaaaaatatgtttatttttagctttcatcatcatcaaacagAAAACCAATAAAGTTAGAAGACGATCCTGTGCCATTAGATCTTGTTCTTAATGGATTGTCTCGTTCTCAGCTCATTAGCGTTATTCAGAATCTGGCAACAATAAACGAAGAAGTCAAACAAGtaagtaatttttgtttcttataaaTTTCCTGTCAATCACAAAGAACAACTAATTTAATCTTAATTGCAGAAACTAGAGTCTTTACTCCCAGAACCAGACCTGCAACCCATGTTGGATGAACTAtcatatttaaagaaaaatatttttaaatctttaccGAATTGTCGATTGTCGTCCAAAACGGATTCCGCCGCTTACAACAAAACATCAGTTCATCTTTCGGCTTTTAAGGTGATAGCGTGcgtttaagaaaacaaaaacagataattaatttaaatatgatTTTAGAAACGTCTCTTGGATTACTGTAAGCAGCTAGTAGAAAGTAGACAATGGAAAAGTGTTGTTGAGTTTACGTTGAATGCTTGGAATCTTGTAAAAGCTACTCCTATATGGGATAACGCACAACATAATTCTGTAAGAAAACAATGTTTCAAATCTCTTAGTACCAATTGCTTGAAAGCTCTGAAGAGCGCTGATGGAGAATTAGAATGGAggcatgaaataaaaaaacggtaagattaaatataaaaatctattaatttattatttagttcgtcgttacttttatttttacagactCGAGCGTTTACGAGGTGATAGCGACGATCTCGACATGTGCATTGCCTATCTTGATACAGCTGATGGATAACCTGAATTCGTAATACGTAACTAAGAAACTAACACTGCCTCTATCGCTGATTTTTAGCAGAGAAATGACTagtaaatacaattttttttaacgggaaGAGTGTATTTTCAGTGATATTTTTAACTCAGTCCTTTTGTGgttatcttctttcttttcttttcatctgaCCCCTCTTCTGAGGAGGTAAAGTCAGAGGAATTTTGAGAACAATCTTGGAGGCTCCGTTAGATTTATCCTTATCTGTTCGAGCGCCAACCACCCGAATCAAGTTTTCAAGGCTacacaaaagttttttaaattagtttggtagctaaataaataaacagatCAGGATAACTTACGACTGCACATCGAGTTTCAAACTGGAACTGAAGCTTTCAGCATCAACGCTGCAACTACCTACAGCAAGCGCGAGtgctaaaaataattacataaCAATACAAAAATGAACGGTTATTGTAAATTtactaaaaactaaaattgcATGATCAACCACATACCTATTGCATGGCAAATGATTTTATCTCTACTCATCTTGGATAAGGTCCTAAGAACAACACACACCATAAATTGAAAAGCAAACAgcaaatagtaataataacatACCAGCCTTCTACAAATTTGTCCTTAATACTTTTTCTCACACTGTCCGGGATTGATGTTGGTAGACTTTGATCTAAAAGATCACGGGTAATTGATTTCTTCTTAATTGCAGAACATTTTATGAGACACTCAGTGTATAGAAGTGCTTTCAAACAtcgcaatttttcttctttgttgagGTGACTTGACTTCATTAAGCGGCTGAACTCTTTAGTGAAATAAACAGAAAACTCCTTGAATTTTTCCTGTGTATCAGGATCAGACTCATCAGCCATCAGCTTTAGTGTGATTCCTTCCAAAGCTGTCATGTCATTTTCAGAAACAATGTTTTCAATCTGATACACTTGACTAGGCTGTATAGAATTAATAGAATCCACATTTTAAATAGAGGAAATGTTGGGAAAATTAATGATCCAAGCTTACCAATTTTGTATCTGTATTTCTTGGTGGTAACATTGTTTCATAAGAATCTGAACTTTTGGGAACAACCAATTCACTATCTTGTATAGCTGTACCAATAGCAGCATTTTCTAGATTTGCTTTCACATTTTCAGCTTTCACTGTAAGACGTTCAGCTTGATCATACTAAAAATAACATAAATAACActtgaataaaatttttaaatattcaaaaagagaaatatcaTACCATTCTTTGACCTTTAAGCATACCAAACCTATGgacaaattgtttttccatATTGGAACTCCCATCATCAATCAAAACAGGGTTAGTAGTGGGGGGATATTGTACAACTGGAGATAatgaaacttttgaaatctCCACTAGCTTAACCTGTGTTATAAGTAAAACATATTAATTTCTTAAATTGAAGTTGTGATTACATCATCAATACCTTGCTTGTCACTCTATTTCTTAATGCAATGTACAACATTTGACTTTCTTTCTGGTTTTGTCCTTTGGTGCCACCCATGTATCGCTGATTGTCAACTTgacaaatggcaacatattcatttttgaattcacTGTCTGAATAAATCCCTGATTTTATATTCTTAAGACCCTCAGGTTTCAAAGGAGACTGGCAGTGTGAGAACTGaactatataaaaaaaggaaattaattatcgtttttctttttaaatttaacggATAGATGAGGGAAGTTGAAAGTTCATTGagattaaaatacaaatatcTTATCCGACTTTTACTAACTTTGCAAAGGCTCCAACTTCTTTCCTCGGTCAGCTACTCTAATTTCATCAATAACAACAGAAGACATTTCGATCCAATGAATTGACAGTCAATTTTGCAATATGGGAATATGGATGAACGAAACAAGGCACAGAAACGCGATGTGACATGTGACTCATGTGAGTCGAAAAATCGTCTGCTCCTACTACCATGTTGAATGTTGAGCTAAAGCCTAAATGTCAGATCAACACAAACTTTGACCAagtttaaaaatacattttaccAAACAACTGAATCATTGACTAGCTTcctaagtaaattttttaaaaaattggaattgaaACGTAAACagtaatcaaatgaaatactcgtgaatatttttttaaaaggcaaCTGTCGATTGGATTGAGCCGCCAATAACGAGAGGTACTGAGGTAGTGTCTGGTAGTGTTTATTCAACCATAATAGACAGACTAGACACGCAAGTGTAAAGCAtatctctttttcccccctagaTTGATTCTGTCTCTACCATCACGGAGATAGCGAATCCAACTGCTTATGCATGCAGCTTATGTGTCTACGGATGAAATAACTCCGGCCGCAGATATTCCATCTGCACCCATGAACACTATTGCTGAATTGACAACAACTTCCGAAGAAATCGCTACAACAACAGAAGTGCCCAGCACGCTATCGGTTTCCACAGGTGATCCCACTTTTACAGTCTGGGCAGTGAATCCCAGTACGGAAGCAACAACTCTGGCTGTGGAAACGTCAATCCTGACCGACCAATTGACTGTAGACACACTGAAAAATTCGATTAATGAAGCGACTACAGCCGGTGAAATTGTTCTGTCGTCagaaccaacagcagcacatgGAGAAACATTGACCTCAATTTCTACAATAAGTAATGCTTATCTTTCCTCAGGAGCTCTCGGACGCTCTGGAAATGATTAAACTGTTGTATGTAACTGTTGCCCCGAAACAAATTAGAGTATTCCGGCTGCTGAACTAACTTCGGTACCTATCGAATCGGTTATGGAAACGACAGTTGTGGCTGTTGAACCTCCTGCAGAAACTCTGTTTACCGATCTTTCCTTTCCAATAGAAACCAAAACTGGTAAAACACTAACCTTTAACTAACAGAACATACTCACATTTATTTAAGATATTTGCGTTAATATCCTTCTTTCTAGTGGGAAAATTAATATGTGCTTAAGACAAATTATAAGCGTTGGCCAAGGCAACAGAGACGCAGCAACAAGTCgcattaaaatattaaatacattaattggattattattattttggacATTCAAGCCCTACCGTttcgcacaactgtttcgca
Above is a genomic segment from Daphnia pulicaria isolate SC F1-1A chromosome 8, SC_F0-13Bv2, whole genome shotgun sequence containing:
- the LOC124312688 gene encoding uncharacterized protein LOC124312688 codes for the protein MDHITQLNAEATTPTTIRRTRGALADLSRQLIAVSLLTTPNNQMPSSMDTPTSSPEEMVIKLRGQKNPVTWSPLSLNEVRKLSHYEVTPTKDATPTRVMLGLRCSPRKRLQLNETGETISMSPPEKMRKLSSSSNRKPIKLEDDPVPLDLVLNGLSRSQLISVIQNLATINEEVKQKLESLLPEPDLQPMLDELSYLKKNIFKSLPNCRLSSKTDSAAYNKTSVHLSAFKKRLLDYCKQLVESRQWKSVVEFTLNAWNLVKATPIWDNAQHNSVRKQCFKSLSTNCLKALKSADGELEWRHEIKKRLERLRGDSDDLDMCIAYLDTADG
- the LOC124312687 gene encoding DNA-directed RNA polymerase I subunit RPA49-like, which translates into the protein MSSVVIDEIRVADRGKKLEPLQIQFSHCQSPLKPEGLKNIKSGIYSDSEFKNEYVAICQVDNQRYMGGTKGQNQKESQMLYIALRNRVTSKVKLVEISKVSLSPVVQYPPTTNPVLIDDGSSNMEKQFVHRFGMLKGQRMYDQAERLTVKAENVKANLENAAIGTAIQDSELVVPKSSDSYETMLPPRNTDTKLPSQVYQIENIVSENDMTALEGITLKLMADESDPDTQEKFKEFSVYFTKEFSRLMKSSHLNKEEKLRCLKALLYTECLIKCSAIKKKSITRDLLDQSLPTSIPDSVRKSIKDKFVEGWTLSKMSRDKIICHAIALALAVGSCSVDAESFSSSLKLDVQSLENLIRVVGARTDKDKSNGASKIVLKIPLTLPPQKRGQMKRKERR
- the LOC124312689 gene encoding uncharacterized protein LOC124312689, giving the protein MHAAYVSTDEITPAADIPSAPMNTIAELTTTSEEIATTTEVPSTLSVSTGDPTFTVWAVNPSTEATTLAVETSILTDQLTVDTLKNSINEATTAGEIVLSSEPTAAHGETLTSISTISPTVSHNCFAFWAFRFRSLRTPGKK